In one Verrucomicrobiota bacterium genomic region, the following are encoded:
- a CDS encoding triose-phosphate isomerase — MRKKILAANWKMNLTNGEASDYVQVLIKELGEVNDVEVVLVPPFTAIPALAALSERAPFIRLGAQNLHWEKSGAFTGEISAGMLRALYVKYVVVGHSERRRLFGESDAVINRKVRAALETGLRPILCMGESLQQRENDEVDKVLEYQLREGLRSVSSKELPEVVIAYEPVWAIGTGRTATSDQAQAAHAFARKVLASLSDQATAERVRIQYGGSVKPENTEDLMLKPDIDGALVGGASLDPRSFAQIIRKAEAALAA, encoded by the coding sequence ATGCGTAAGAAAATCCTGGCAGCCAACTGGAAGATGAACCTCACGAACGGTGAGGCTTCAGATTATGTGCAGGTTCTGATCAAGGAACTCGGCGAAGTAAACGATGTCGAGGTGGTTTTGGTACCTCCGTTTACGGCGATTCCCGCCCTGGCGGCACTTTCCGAGCGGGCGCCGTTTATCCGGCTCGGCGCCCAGAACCTGCACTGGGAAAAGAGCGGCGCCTTCACGGGCGAGATCAGCGCAGGCATGCTGCGCGCTTTGTACGTCAAATACGTAGTGGTAGGGCACAGCGAGCGCCGTCGGCTCTTCGGTGAGTCAGACGCAGTAATCAACCGCAAAGTCCGGGCTGCCTTGGAGACGGGGCTCAGGCCGATCCTTTGCATGGGCGAAAGTCTGCAGCAGCGCGAGAACGACGAGGTTGATAAAGTACTCGAGTACCAGCTCCGGGAAGGGTTACGATCGGTCAGCTCCAAGGAGTTGCCTGAAGTGGTGATTGCCTACGAACCGGTCTGGGCCATCGGCACAGGACGGACGGCGACCTCGGACCAGGCACAGGCGGCGCATGCCTTTGCCCGGAAGGTCCTGGCTTCGTTGAGCGATCAGGCAACGGCGGAACGGGTCCGTATTCAATATGGCGGGAGCGTGAAACCGGAAAATACTGAGGACCTGATGCTTAAACCCGACATAGACGGCGCATTGGTGGGCGGCGCAAGCCTGGATCCGCGCTCTTTCGCGCAGATCATCCGCAAAGCGGAAGCGGCGCTGGCTGCCTGA